The genomic stretch AATTGAACAGATTCTCCCCAACCTTCATCGCCAACCTCTCGATTCGCTTCTCGGCGGTGACGTCCAGCGACGGCAGCGTCGCGAGGTCCTCCACCGACACGCCGATTTTGGCCGACAGCGGCGCCGCGTCGGCTGTGAGCTGCAGCTGCCCCCCCGGCTGTGGCCACGGAAGAGCAAGCACCGCCGACGGCCTAGCCACGGTGACGGCGCCGCAGAAGAAGAAGGCAGAGCCCGGGGACTGGATGTAGACGGCTAGGGCTTTGTCCGGCGGGAGTGTGAAGTTGTTTAAGAGAAATATGCAGACCTCCCGGACTTGATCGTACGCCTCCCCTGCGCACATTAGAAAAACCGTGCGTTAGAATGATAAACTGCGCCGACGAAGAAaaaattggagaaaaaaaaaaaaaagagagggaaaaatagGGAAATTTACCGACGAAGGTGTTCATGTCGAGAATCCAGTGGAAGGTGTCGATCTGGGAGAAGGAGGAGATGTCCATTGGGAAGCTGCGATTCGGGAAGACGACTCCGAACATTTTCTCGACTCTGTTATGATGAAAGAGGAGGCTGTAGATGCGGATAGTTGCGAGAGATTGTGAGAATGTTTGAATAATTGAGTGCGTGCTCTGGTTTAACggtggggattagaagggaggAGAAGCATCCAGAACAATCTAGAAGAGTTGAGTGGAAATCTACATGAATGGTCTTTATACAGTATTTGACAATTGATCTGTCGATAATCAATGTTAATCTCATCTAAATTACGAAAAGTTGTGTTTTCTCCTCTCGATATTTAAGTTTGATAGAGTTCGACGGCTCTAAACTCATCTAAATTATGAAAAgctatatttttttctcttaacaCTTACGTTTTGTATAGCTTTGCAACTAAATGTAGACGACTAGAACTTTTAAATGTTACTGtgtattttcactaaaattATGTGTGGACACAATTGTGTTCGCTTTATTAGTCTAGTTCAATTTCTTTCGTAATTCAAATTCAgtttaaattaaatcaaacttGAGCAAGTGGAGAAGTTAGATATTGTTAAATGCAGCCATAAACCCACAATGGATGTTTTCGAGTTCGTGATGAAGATTGAAGGCTCGTGATTAGGGTGAACAACTTTGTAACAACAAAGTAATGCATTAAGAGGTGATTGATCTAAattcttctctcttttgtttTGATTACATCAAAAGAATTAGGCTTTAAAGATCCATtggttggattttttatttgcaagttCCTTTTTCGctttaatatttgatttattaACATGGATGTTGTTGGattctaaaagcatttttaacagCGATTCAAATCAAAGACGGAGCTAATGAAAACTTAGGGTGGTCAGCTAATCATTCTTATATGTtcaaaattgattttatatatatgtatattctctcAAAGCATGACCCTTCCATACTAGTTACCAAATATGCaaattttgagtctttgacTGTATGTTTCTAGGTATCATAAGATATTAGTCATATAACCATGGTAATATAGATGATACATATGGTAGTAGTTGTGGTTATTTCTAAATTAAAATTTCTTGAGTGAAATTTACCATCCCTACATGAGGTGAATGTAGGGAAATCAACTTGGTAAATCCAAGGACTTTGTGCTATTggataaattaattttgttatgttttaattttgttacTTTAGGTTGatccttctttttcttgaaaatatataggaaaatattttaaagattatAATTAATTAGGGTCCAAATTTGATGATTCTTGTCATGTGTACAAaggtttgattttatttatttccaaTTACTGCTATTTTGTAGtcttataaaattttcttatGAAAAGGAATAAAGTATACCGAAGTTTGTGAGATTATTAGAGAATCCTGAATTGTTCCTAAACCTTATATTTTCAACTTGGTGTCAGTGCAGAGTTCGATTCTTGGTTGAAACCTATTGTGAATGCTTCCTTTTTGGTACACTGAGCTATTTTTTTTCGTGCGTCCGCATGCTATGAACTTGAGGGTGAAGATTATCTACAATTTTCagaagaagaaataagaaaaagaaagaaaggagattatctacaattttttgtttcaacatGCCACGAGATTTATTGAAGTTTTTGAAAAGGTTCGTGTTAGTTCTACCATGTCAAGAGATTTATTTGTGGGGCTTTTGAAAAGGTTAGTGTTAGTTTCAACATGTCAAGAGAATTATTTGTGGGGCTTTCGAAAAGGTTCACATTAGTTCTACCAGACTAAAAGGTTTTGTTGAGCTTTCAAAAAGAGGCGTTCGTTCCAATTAAACTTTCGAAAAGGTTGGCTTTAGTTCAAGTTAGTCGTTCGATAAGAGGCGTTATTAGTTCATGTTAGTCGTTCGAAGAACCCAAAGCTGAGAGGTTCCTTCTTCAACCATGATCGTTTGAATGAAAAGTTCAAGTCACACTCCTAGAATGAAGTATACACTCGGCTGTTTGGCCGCGTACTTGCACCCTAACATTCACACCAGATTCTCCAAGGACGTAGTTATGTCCTAAACTAACGGCATGCCCGTCTCGTAGGCTTTGCATTACTAAACTCAAAACAGCAGCACATGCCAAATAACACAAGACACAGAAATATATCGATGCATTCAGAGACTTTGGCATTCACAACCATTATCTTCTTCCATTGATGGATGAAATCAAAAGGCATACAAAGCAAAATAAGTTATATGGAATGAGAGAATTTAGCACTGAACAAAAATGTTAAATATTGGTTTAGAATGGTTCCTTTTCCttaaaaatttctcataacCGAACCAAACCGTTACTGTAACTAGTTTGGTCACAGTAAAAGCAACATACCAACTCATAATGTAACTCATGAAATTGGATCTAAGCTGCAACCCAAGTGGTGTGACTGGTGTCTTTGAGCAAAAACAATATACACAACTCATTTATCTCATTTAGCATATCACCCCAACATTAAAGCGTCGTTTTACACCAAATAAATGCTACCAACCAACAAAACTTTCAAATCAACCCAACATCTTCGTTTCCTCTAAGTCGGCTGGCCTAGGACGAAAAGCATTGAGACATCATCCAAGCATAAATTAATCTATATCGCGAAAATCACAACCGTCATTTTTGTACAGCTACCATAGCTAAACACTGATTGATACCAACAAGCAAAGTTCCACACCTCCAGTTTTGAACTAACTCTGCATGATATCTGTGTGATAGCTATCTAGTTCCTTGTCGAGTTCATCAACCGACTTTTCCACATGCTTCTTCCTCCACTCTCCACCACGACCACGCCCACGCCCACGCCCACGACCACTGCCGCTGCCACTCCCACGTGGTTTCCCTCGACCATTTCTATTCCCTCCACGGCTGCTCCCACTACAAAATACAGAAACAATGTACTTGTAATCACAGCTTGAAATGATACTAACTATTACTAAAATCCAACAGCAGCATTTATACCATACAGCCGCAAATACCAAACTGAAGACACAAATGTACAGATACATTCAGGGACTGGATCACAAATATTTTTAACTTGTAGCATGGTTTCCCGTTACACTCgttttggaaaaaataaaactctTGGTACCCACAAGCATCTAATTTCTTTCAACATAACTGGGAAGATAGGTAGCTATTAGATGTTCTCAATTTTCACTGCTGGGATAGCTCTTAGTCAACACGTAGATGATGTAGACATTTCATAACTGTACATAAGCATAAGTATTAGATGCTGCAGCTTGGGGGTATGTAGACAATCAAACagagttcaagcagcacaatgCACACAACAAGTAGCCCATAAAAAACACCTTTACTGAATGTGTGATTTCATTTTATAAACTTCTGTCTTGATTGCAAAACTTACAAAGATAACAGATACTGAACAAATTGATTCTAGAACCATATCATCCCCACAAAAAGTCAAGAACCATATCACCAAAACCAAGCCAGATAAACACCAGTCAAAAGGAACAATGGAAACGGTCTGGTTAAATACGGGATTTAAACGTCGGGTTCAAACTACTTAATAGTACCCTCATACCAAAAGAGAAGTTAAATTAGAGTGCCAAGTATAAATGAAAATTGACAAATAAGTAAAGATCTAAAACTACattaatgaaaccctctttgtcaTCCAAAATAGGGTGAAAAAGactatttagtcttctatcacacaaaaaaatgatgggcaataatgtaatttcacatgttcaaattttactattttttattgaagcctcacctaAAGGTAATGTTATAATATCaccaatatttaaaatttaaaaaaaaaaaaaaccaaaaacaaaaacctcccacgttctctctctctccctctccttcccatttttctaaaaaaaaatgtgttcatacacaaagtgtgtaggcaaatgctagtgtTAGTTAACAAAACTATAATTAGGTCCCTCATAAATAACTAGCTCAGCTATATCACCTAAAAATAAGTTAAAAGTTCATACAAACAGAGAAACAAGAATATGACGGCCTAAACTCAAATCAGCATACTAATTTGTTCTTACATGGTATGTGAAATCACTGAGCTTGCACGAGAACCCTCCTACCTGGATGCATAATTGGCATTTGCCTCCAGTCTAGTAGTTTAGGCTGTTAAATTTGAATCTCTAGCCTAACAATCTCACCTTTTTCCATCAATAAAATCTCTACACAAATCACTTTGATAATAACAGTACACATATAATAAATGGTTTGGGAGGGAGAGACAAATGAAGGAAGCATGGGGATCAAGGAAAAAACAAGCTTGAAGATCAACCAACGAATTGTGTTCCATTTCTAGCTAGGGCAGGCTACATTGAGTTGCAAATTTTAGGTGTCCCTAAGTACATAAGACGCTgcattaattaacaaaataccAACTGAATACATCATCATAAGCCTAAAGAGAAATGCAACATTCAAAGCCTTATCCATCTTTAACGATCCACAAACGAACCCAACTTGCCGTCTCATGAAGTttcaacaataccaaactagcaaTAAACATTTTGGCAACCAGACAGACTTAGAACATCATAGAGAGATAGCAATAGAGAAAATACAACAGCAGTCCATCCCCTTTTATCCGTGTGTATGCTACAAAACTTGAatgattttattacttttaaaaaaaagtatttacCATGCTCTAACTTTTAAGCCATTGGATAAAACTTTACAGTTAATAAAACACTTATCATTTACTTGTATGCTGTAAATTGTTATCCTATAaaccatttttttattagaagaACTGTTTTCCTAAAACCATTTTGATTTAATCAAACAATTATGTGTGCAATCCTTGCACATGGATGAGCAAGCTAATTCTCTGTCTACTCTTCCATTATTATCTGGATCCTTGCACAATGgccaatttaaatttttatccaacCATATAATACATTATCTAACAAAGATGTCTGgacatatatatttaatatttttaattataattatttttaagaaataacACCAAAAACTACCTAAGGCTCATGACCCACCACTCTTAGTCCGGTCAGCCTGCTAAAGACCCATAGCTCGGTACCAGTATTATATGGCCTAATTTTGTTAATGGTGCATAGCCCCGTGTAGCATTGACCCGTCAATGGTCTTCTAAGCCGAACATGGGGTGTATAGACATTGTTTTGATAGACTGTTGATAAATCTTTCTAACATGCGTATGATAGGTCCACAAGCACGTGAGACAAATTAGACAAAATAGGAACTCTAGCACATACGTTTTACATCAGTAAAACAACAAGACATCGACAGTTCAAAAAGACACAATTTCATAGTCACAAGGTAAAAAGATAAGAACTTACCCAGAACCGCGGTTAACCATAGGCATAGCATAGCCACCAGCATTACCAGGTCCAGGCCTGCATTACAAAAGGACAATGAAAGATAAATATCCTTACTTTATGCAGTGTAACAATAACAGCACCTCACATACAAAAGGCCTAACTAATCATGGAGTATCAAAAACTTCTATGACCTGATATGACTTAAAAGGCTCTAGGAAAGAAACAACATATTATCAGGAGCCATTAAAGATATTTGTTataataaatatgaattatattAAGATACAGAAGGAAGCATAAGAAACATGTATGAGCAGTCCATCTCCTAAtgccaaaacccagaaaacacCTAAACCACCAGTCAGACCACTATAACCCAATAAAACCTCAGTGCCAGTTTTTCTGCACACCCACAGGTCCACACCCATCCAAAGCCCTGCAACAATCAATTCTAAGTCGGTCTAGTGAATCTGCAATGAAAACATATATGGCCCATATACTTCCCCTCCTTGATCAAGACACTCAAAGGTAGAAATTAACATGCAAGGTCTTTTATCCATGAACAACCAACCAATAGAATTTTCACCTTGGTTGGGAGTCCAGGATACCCACCTGCCAAATCAACCTTCAGTGGTTCAAAGGGAGGATCCAGTTGACAGGTGACCACTGTACGAAAAAAAACATTGCACAATTTGAATGCAAAGATATATCACCTAGATGGGAGAAAAGTCTGCATATTCCCTGCCTAATGCGGAAGGAAAGGCCTGCATATCACCTAGAAAGAAATCTAAGTTTCTAggagcatctccaatggaagTCCCTATTTAGGGACTTCCACCACCacttttgagtactcatttaAGGAATGTTGTGTCCCTAAAGGAATATTGCCTCCAATGGGAGAGTCCTTACAGGAGAATCcttaaatttgaagtttttatgatttcatgtgatgatttgattaggtgcacattttttgtttatgttaacctattttaattaattaaaagcattaaaaGCTTAAAATCTTTAATCAAGATTATGGGCCCCGTTTTCCATTCAAGGTACACATTTTTGTTGTCTATGTtaacctttttttaattaattaaaagcttCAATCAAGATTGTGGGCCCTGTTTTCCACTCAAGGTTGTCCCTATACAATCCCTATATGTGAGGACATAAACTATGTATCCGGTAACTTTCCGATCCATTGGAGATTCATTTTGTCCCTATATTTGTTTTGTACCCATTTTATACGGTGGTGGTCCTTATTTAGGGACTCCactggagatgctctaagtcATTGAATTAATAGAAGGCTGCATTTCAAAACTAAAAGAGGAAGGAAATAGAGATTAAAAGGTGACATCCCCACCCAAACATTTACCCACTCTCTTCCAATTACCCACCCCCAACTTTCAAAAGAGGGAGAAAAGACGGTAACATTGACAATGTGCTTCCAAAGACTTCGGAAACAACCTCTCCCCACAACCTGAGGATCCCACCCAATGGAGACCAGAACATAGAGACTTACAATGGAAAGAATCAAGTACGTTGAACTTAGAAATAATTTGCTGGTAATTTTAATATATTCACATTCAACCAAAATATCcaacagaaattaacaaataacAATGGTTGTTCTTGGTGTCGCCATCTCCATATATATGACCAGCAGCTAATAATATGTAAAAGGAAGATGGACATTGTTCACAATTCCAGACAAAGATATGGTAGAATTTATGTGAATATTGAAACAATTAGCaaaggccatctccaacaatTCCTTGTATCCTTTAGCAAATAGATGCAAGCCTGTTGATCACTCGATGCATATATGATTTTATATACATGCCCATGAATGCAGCGACAGTTGCTTAGCAATATGATAGAAACAGTGTGAAGGGGGAAAAAGAAAGCGTACGTCATTACAACAGTCCTTTTCTTCCTTCCGTGCACGCCTGTCACATTCACACGAGCTGAAATAGGCATCCCTGCACTGGCACCAACAAGCTCAATTTTCATAGGCTTCCCGTCCAATAAAACATTATTATAGCGCTTCAATGCTGCGAATGCATCACTTCTTCTAGTATAAACCACTTCAGCTGAACCCTGATAACACAACAGGAAAATTTCCTTAATAAAACTTGACCACCAAAGTGTCTATCAAATAGTAGAAAGAAGTACAGATATACATCCAATTATACTCGGCTGAGAATAATGCTTAACATATAACCACTGTCCTTTAATAGACCAACACTGGCTAAACTAATAAACAATGTCAAAATACATATCAAGATCAAACATCAGAGTATCACATATACCAATGTTAATTAGATATCATGAAACGAAGAAACAACACATTGGCTGGCTTTTGCAGAACCCACCAGCCAGAAGGGTAGACTAATATTCAACATCAAATGTCTACTGGACAAGCATGGCACAATGTCTCTTAAAACAATGTACAATGTAAAAACAAATGAAGTTAGGGGCTTTGATATATACAGAGTTTGCTTGGATTAGAACCATTACGAGAAAACTAACAAGTACAAATGCTTTACAAAAATGTCTACTTGTACTTCTGAACATTGAAATTCTAATAGGGATTAAACAGAGTTGAATCACACTAGTTTACACTCTGTTCATATATCAGGATTTTAAAATCAATACAATGACTTCAAATAcaagtttattttctttgaGTTATTTGTAGACACTACAACCAATATCAGGATCCTAACTAAAAATCAGTGCCAAATATAAGTAAACCAACAAATCAGGATAGAATGTAAGAGGGAAGAACTCTAAATACTGAGCAAAAAACTCACACTTTGGCGACCATTGTTATCAAAATGTATTGCATATCGCTTCATCTCTCCGATCTCAGAGAAAAGTTCCTGGGTTGCAGTTGCACGTGACGTTTCAGGAGAATGTTACAAGAAACTTGATATAGAAAGCGCTTAAGATGAAAGTATATGGCTCAAGTTGTACCCTTATATCCTCATTTGTCACTCCATAGTCCAAGTTAGATACATATAACTTTGTGCCAATTTCAATCCCTGATATCCCCGCAGCTCTAAGGCTGTCTTCAAACAAATCAGGCTGCCATGGGAAACGCTTGGTTCTGCGGGTAGACTGATGAAAGCATGCAGAAAAAGATCCAGATGGGGGAAAATAAATGTCAGCTCATGAATAGATAACAAGATAATTTGCCATTCCTCAAAGTCCCCAGAAAAATAACCCAACAACCCACAAGTACAGATAAATCTCGAAGATAACGGTACATATGGAGTGGGCGACGATAGGCTATAGCGCTTAAGAAGATGAGCCAAAATGAGCTTCTCCATGAACAACATACGTCACATATCCTCTAGTATTTGACTTTCTAAGCATTTTAGAGATCCCCTCGTATTTGACTTTCTAAGCGTTTTAGAGATCCTCGTGTATTTGGGTTTTAAAATCATATTCTCAAGCATATCATTAAACATCTACAGTTTTTTAGCTTGCCTTGGCAATGGTATACGAGGACGGCCGAGCACCACCCGGGAGAGGACCTCTACGAACAAGTCCTGTAATTCTTCCAGCTGGAATTCTTCCAGCGGCCATCCTTCCAGCATTAAAGGACCCACGTGCTCCACCACGGCCACGAGAACCCCTACCGCGTTGTTCTCTATTTCTGTCACGATTACCCCTGCTGTTCTTAATCATGTCATCAAGCGACATATCCAAAGCAGTCGACATCTAAACAAGAGATTATAATTGAAATCCTTTTGCTATGAATGAGATCTAAACCTgcaataacaaaaaatatatcaataacGATAACCTCTAAATCATGAATCATATTACACAAGCAACAGTCAAAGATTACTCATCTCGATTTCTGAATTCAATTTCGTCGAATGTATAAGAAAATTTTTCAATATTCAGACAATGATGATGTAAATCGTAAGGAAAATCAATTCACAAAGTCCAATTACaggtaaaattttcaattaggTCAAAAAAGCGAAAATCGGATCATTAGAAACCTAAAATCAAAGCGATATTTTCCCATCGACGAGAAAGAAAACAACGAAATAAATCTACAAATCTACAAAGGATTCAGAGAGAAGGGAACATACCAGGAGAACGATTAGAGAAGAGAAGCGTCCGCTGAGCCGAAGACAGACACAATCGCGGAGGAAGGTGCGAGAGGAAGAGAGATTGGGCGCAGTGAGAAAGTAAAAGTGTGAGATGCGGACGGAGACGAGTGTGTTAGGGTTTCTAAAGGCCTTCTTTCTTCGTGGTTAAGGCGGTGTTTGGGATTTTAACTTGCTTTCGAACGCTGTTTCGCACGCGGTTGGGACACACAGATCGAATGTGATGTGTACTTGTCTTTTCTTTCGTGCCAATATTCTTTTGGAGTAACGGTTTTTAGACTAAATCGGTAAATTCGGAAAGATGAACTAGCAATAGACATAAAACCATTaatcttaattatatatatgttcaaataAAATGACTTGTGATTAAGAAGAGGTTGAAATGTTTATATGAGTTTTTCCGATCTTCGGAATAGATGGATAATCGTGTCTTGTCATTAGTTgtcttattttaaaaaaataaaaataaataaaatgtattACGTGATgtgttattaataaaaaataaatacgttaatcaacattCAAGTAATAATTAATCATCAATAAAtactttatataatttataaaatttaatctaaataGTCGGTATCCGTAACATTTATatttctatgtttttttatttgggcTCTTTCCCTAGAAGcaaaaaaaccccaaatcatAAAATCTCAATGTTATGTAAGGAAACAAATGCGACGGTTGACAGATTTGTTACTCTTGTTCATTATTATCCTTAATCTTGTATTTagtttaataaatttaagttctaTCATTTCTAGGTTAAATTTCGACATGCATACTTTCATCATCCGTTGAGGATCTTTTGTTagaacttatttcaattgttaaaaaaaaatcctaaccTTCGAATAAGGTTGACAAAGAGACAGGGTGGGTCGGGGTGCCACCTCCATCCCCACGTATGCTGGTGATTTTTCCCCCAAAACTGCATTCATAACCATTTTTTTAAACAGGAATTCCTCATCCCCTCTCAGCGGGGATGGTACCTCCAAACCCACACCCATCAATCAGAGCCCACCCCTGAGGGTAGTCGGGTAAGGAGGGCCTAGGGCCTCTGATCTCGAGGGCcccaaaaaaattttaaatcttgcatgtacatatatatatagcagaATTAAGGGACATCATAATTAGTTTTGAGTGAAGTGGAAATGGTCCGCCTCTTTGTTTTGCGGTGTGCAGTTAGATATTCGGAGCTGCATTTTAGTCATTATATTTaaggaaactttaacaaaactgttcattttaacgaaaaaccacatttttacactaaaaagtcaatcttgatattattcattttaccttttattttgtccttatcgttaaaactcaaagttttcaaacccttttcattagttttcctttgatttaAAGAGCCAAATTTAAAAGAACTCATCTCAAAGATACTCTATAAAAGGACTATCCTTTTCTCTCTTGCTGCTCTCCAGATAGCCtttagaggaagaaaaaaaaaaaaaaaaccaaatttgaaaCCCTCCTTGCTCCGGCTTGGGGTCCGCGGTAGTTCGACTCCCACCTTTTTCTAGTCATCCttccctcttttccttccttctccaCCCTTTGCATCTTCCCTCTTCCCCCATCTTTCCCCATCCTTCCCTTATCATTCCCACCTTTTTCTAGCCctccttccttcttttccttccatctccacccTTTGCATCTTCCCTCTTCTTTCCCCCATCCTTCCCTTATCCTTCCCACCTTTTTCTAGCCAtccttccttcttttccttCCATCTTCACCCTTTGCATCTTCCCTCTTCCCCCTTCTTTCCCCCATCCTTCCACTCAAAAGGTATTTTTTTAAACTTGGGTGTCTGTAGAAGTGTTTTTTTGCACTATTTGGTAAGATTATGGGAGCACTCACTGCTCACCTCCATTTTTCGTCTATCCAGTTGTTCCATTAGTTTGTTCtcttggtggtggtggcggcttTGCGATGGAGGCGCATTTGGTGGCTACTAGTTTCCATTCTAGTcttaggttttttatttatttttttatttttttgttcatctGGCCACTTTTGGGCCTTTCtactatattttcttttttgttgttgggCTTATATTTAGGTTGTGGACTGCCTTTTAGTTCTATTTTATTTGTACTTGTCTTCTTATTTAATGGAAGTAATttagtttgaccaaaaaaaaaaaaaaaatagtaaagtGAACAATTGCCCTTTATATTTATGGAGTCACTATTTATATTCTAAatgttaaatattaataaaactcAATGGTGGACCTATAAatcaagaagaaaaggaagagatgGAATTAAgggaaccggatcccctccGAGCCCTAAGAAATTGAGCccaaggatcaaatgatccgagctattgaaatttgatattataacttttagagggctCCCTATTTGTAGccttttgatcaaatttcactAGCCCGGATCATTTGATGAGTGGGTTTAGTTTCTTTGGGTCTAGAGAGGATTCAGTTTCGGAATTAAGTTTTAGAAAATGAGTGGGTTaagttttttctttctgaaatgattgataataaaatatttaaaatttattataatagaGAGTGCTTTTAGAGATGAAAAGTTAAAGAGACTAGCTAAAGTAGTTAGCGACACTGTTCACCTGCTACATTAGCAAAAATTAGCACAAACGGTTGTAGATGCTCTTACTTTAGTAAAGTGGAATATCATCACTTGAGCGAAAGTGAACTATATTGAACCCAAAAATTTTATACTTCAAGTGGTTAAAA from Pyrus communis chromosome 7, drPyrComm1.1, whole genome shotgun sequence encodes the following:
- the LOC137740986 gene encoding uncharacterized protein, coding for MFGVVFPNRSFPMDISSFSQIDTFHWILDMNTFVGEAYDQVREVCIFLLNNFTLPPDKALAVYIQSPGSAFFFCGAVTVARPSAVLALPWPQPGGQLQLTADAAPLSAKIGVSVEDLATLPSLDVTAEKRIERLAMKVGENLFNFMQSFCGVDGSKLVVPMDILDRWFKKFQERAKRDPEYLKGFAL
- the LOC137739453 gene encoding THO complex subunit 4D-like; translation: MSTALDMSLDDMIKNSRGNRDRNREQRGRGSRGRGGARGSFNAGRMAAGRIPAGRITGLVRRGPLPGGARPSSYTIAKSTRRTKRFPWQPDLFEDSLRAAGISGIEIGTKLYVSNLDYGVTNEDIRELFSEIGEMKRYAIHFDNNGRQSGSAEVVYTRRSDAFAALKRYNNVLLDGKPMKIELVGASAGMPISARVNVTGVHGRKKRTVVMTPGPGNAGGYAMPMVNRGSGGSSRGGNRNGRGKPRGSGSGSGRGRGRGRGRGGEWRKKHVEKSVDELDKELDSYHTDIMQS